A window of Sphingorhabdus lacus contains these coding sequences:
- a CDS encoding DUF1223 domain-containing protein, whose amino-acid sequence MKCSALFAVPLILAIGACSEQPDIISEAQAKQPASAASAESPIVVELYQSQGCSSCPPANAAVNAVANQPGIIALSFAVTYWDRLGWKDVFADQSYTQRQYDYAHALRNPNVYTPQIVINGKTALTGIRRGELATALDKAKPIAGGPAVDILPDAIRIGAGTGSANIWLVSYDPRIQNVAVRSGENGGRTLPHKNIVRSLVKLGEWSGTSIRVKRPAAVQKGLKNVILVQRKGAGPIITAKIF is encoded by the coding sequence ATGAAATGCAGTGCCCTATTTGCCGTGCCGTTGATCCTTGCGATTGGCGCCTGTTCCGAGCAGCCGGACATCATATCCGAGGCGCAAGCCAAACAACCTGCGTCAGCAGCTTCGGCGGAATCACCTATTGTTGTCGAACTCTACCAAAGCCAAGGCTGTTCTTCATGTCCTCCGGCAAATGCAGCGGTGAACGCTGTCGCGAACCAGCCGGGGATCATCGCGCTCAGCTTTGCTGTGACCTATTGGGATCGGTTGGGCTGGAAAGATGTCTTCGCGGATCAATCCTATACGCAACGGCAATATGACTATGCCCACGCATTGCGCAATCCCAATGTCTACACACCGCAGATCGTTATCAACGGCAAGACCGCGCTGACCGGGATTAGGCGGGGTGAGTTGGCGACTGCACTAGATAAAGCCAAGCCCATTGCTGGCGGGCCTGCGGTCGACATTTTGCCCGATGCAATACGGATCGGCGCAGGCACCGGTTCCGCCAATATCTGGTTGGTCAGCTATGACCCGCGGATACAAAATGTCGCGGTCCGGTCAGGCGAAAATGGAGGGCGGACATTACCGCACAAGAACATCGTTCGTTCGCTCGTAAAATTGGGCGAATGGTCGGGCACATCAATCCGCGTGAAACGGCCGGCGGCTGTTCAAAAGGGTCTCAAGAACGTGATATTGGTCCAACGCAAGGGCGCTGGCCCCATTATCACGGCAAAGATATTTTAG
- a CDS encoding lipid II flippase Amj family protein translates to MDWPLFNICLLTLVIHLIGALAYAARIAGVRTHKIALSFALFNVLVLVSRTSNSFLGPFLAKRIENGIVNGTGERLLLDLRIVLLSATIATVLGALMVPTVQRWFAAAIGEFHKHRSVAKLLFSAFTPRGRQVVLKSVSLPKGANAKSLRKPTVLSWRVIAMNVVAQALLTVGVIASLYAGYLYPEFRVTASQLSAVVNGFATILLFVLIDPQLSVMTDDVVDGRVSEADYRRTIVWLSMSRVGGTLLAQALLLPSAWLIVWVAARV, encoded by the coding sequence ATGGATTGGCCGCTTTTCAATATCTGCCTGTTAACACTGGTCATCCACCTGATAGGGGCGCTTGCCTACGCCGCCCGCATTGCAGGCGTGCGGACGCACAAGATCGCCTTGTCCTTTGCCTTGTTCAACGTGCTGGTGCTCGTGTCGCGCACGTCGAACAGCTTTTTGGGACCATTTCTTGCCAAGCGGATCGAGAATGGGATAGTCAACGGCACAGGGGAACGATTGCTGCTGGATTTGCGGATTGTGTTGTTATCTGCCACGATTGCAACGGTTCTCGGTGCTTTGATGGTGCCTACCGTCCAACGCTGGTTCGCGGCAGCCATTGGTGAATTTCACAAGCATCGCTCGGTCGCCAAGCTTCTCTTCAGCGCTTTCACGCCGCGAGGACGACAAGTCGTTCTGAAATCGGTTTCCTTGCCCAAAGGTGCCAATGCCAAATCTCTTCGAAAGCCCACCGTGCTCTCGTGGCGCGTGATCGCGATGAATGTGGTGGCACAGGCGCTGTTGACCGTCGGGGTGATCGCGTCGCTTTATGCGGGCTATCTTTACCCCGAATTCCGCGTGACGGCGTCGCAGCTTTCTGCGGTGGTCAACGGCTTTGCGACCATCTTGCTGTTTGTGCTGATTGACCCCCAATTGTCGGTCATGACCGACGATGTGGTCGACGGCCGCGTATCGGAAGCCGATTACCGGCGCACCATCGTGTGGCTGTCAATGAGCCGCGTCGGTGGCACTTTATTGGCGCAGGCATTGCTCCTGCCATCGGCGTGGTTAATCGTCTGGGTCGCGGCGAGGGTCTAA
- a CDS encoding class I mannose-6-phosphate isomerase has protein sequence MKLKKHMVEKPWGRTDIPSAFGDMEGRRIGEVWFEGDESSLFPILIKWLFTSEKLSIQVHPDDVQAKARGQASGKEECWFIVDAEPGAVLGIGTTKALTPTQLRAASESGEIEHLMDWKPVKAGDFFFIPAGTVHAIGAGITLVEVQQYADITYRLYDYGRPRALHLEDAIDVSNAEPYVDARSGNVDAGPLIINSSYFYVRHVTDAGQLAEMPTETQLALIPVDGEVFVDGERAVAGDCLIFKALPKITFGDGAQLLVAW, from the coding sequence ATGAAATTGAAGAAACATATGGTCGAAAAACCATGGGGCCGCACAGATATTCCATCCGCGTTCGGCGATATGGAGGGTCGGCGGATCGGTGAAGTCTGGTTCGAAGGCGACGAATCCTCGCTTTTTCCGATCCTCATAAAATGGCTGTTTACGTCGGAAAAGCTATCGATCCAGGTGCATCCCGACGATGTGCAGGCAAAGGCGCGGGGGCAGGCATCGGGCAAGGAAGAATGCTGGTTCATCGTGGACGCCGAACCTGGCGCGGTTCTCGGAATTGGAACGACGAAGGCGTTAACCCCGACACAATTGCGTGCGGCAAGTGAGTCAGGCGAAATTGAGCATCTGATGGACTGGAAGCCGGTTAAGGCAGGCGATTTCTTCTTCATTCCCGCCGGAACGGTGCATGCAATCGGCGCGGGTATTACATTGGTTGAAGTGCAACAATATGCGGATATCACCTACCGCCTCTATGATTATGGCCGCCCGCGTGCGCTCCATCTCGAAGATGCGATAGACGTGTCGAATGCCGAGCCCTATGTCGACGCCCGGTCAGGCAATGTTGATGCCGGGCCGCTGATTATCAACAGTTCCTATTTTTACGTGCGCCATGTCACAGACGCGGGGCAACTTGCCGAAATGCCGACCGAAACGCAGTTGGCGTTGATACCGGTAGATGGGGAGGTTTTCGTTGATGGCGAGCGCGCAGTGGCTGGCGATTGCCTCATCTTCAAAGCACTTCCCAAAATCACATTTGGCGATGGGGCGCAATTGCTTGTCGCGTGGTGA
- a CDS encoding TMEM165/GDT1 family protein: MEAFFTSAAVVAFAEIGDKTMLLAILLSTRFRAPIPIIFGIFAATLVNHALAALAGQQIAGLLDAPWFRWAVALGFVAMALWTLVPDKIDEKDGQVSHKGSVFLTTTIAFFLVEMGDKTQVATVALGAHYQNVLAVAAGTTLGMMVANVPAVFLGEELVKRVPMKFVRLFAATLFLALGLWQIFEIVV; this comes from the coding sequence ATGGAAGCTTTTTTCACATCTGCCGCCGTCGTTGCCTTTGCCGAAATCGGCGACAAGACCATGCTGCTCGCCATCCTGCTCAGCACCCGTTTCCGCGCCCCCATACCGATCATCTTCGGGATATTCGCGGCCACATTGGTCAATCACGCCCTCGCAGCCCTGGCCGGACAACAAATTGCCGGGTTGCTTGACGCGCCCTGGTTTCGCTGGGCGGTCGCACTCGGTTTTGTTGCCATGGCCTTATGGACGTTGGTCCCTGACAAGATCGACGAAAAGGACGGACAGGTTTCGCATAAGGGCAGCGTCTTTCTGACCACAACGATAGCCTTTTTCCTCGTCGAAATGGGTGACAAGACGCAGGTCGCCACGGTGGCGCTGGGCGCGCATTACCAAAACGTCCTTGCGGTTGCGGCGGGCACCACGCTGGGCATGATGGTGGCCAATGTTCCAGCTGTCTTTCTAGGGGAAGAACTGGTGAAGCGGGTCCCGATGAAATTCGTACGCCTTTTCGCCGCCACGCTGTTTCTCGCCTTAGGGCTCTGGCAAATATTCGAGATTGTGGTCTAG
- a CDS encoding DUF1801 domain-containing protein has translation MAKAENKTKPTALQVDDFLETVSDTQQRQDAEKIIEIMQRLSGHPPKMWGPSIIGFGSYHYIYESGGEGDMCRIGFSPRKGQTVLYLLDGFSDYTQLLEKLGKHKTGKSCLYVKRLNDVDTDVLEQLVTRSLEWMAEKYPE, from the coding sequence ATGGCCAAGGCGGAAAACAAAACCAAGCCGACCGCGCTGCAGGTCGATGATTTTCTGGAAACCGTATCCGATACGCAGCAAAGGCAGGATGCAGAAAAGATTATAGAGATAATGCAGCGGCTGTCCGGCCATCCCCCCAAAATGTGGGGGCCAAGCATTATCGGTTTTGGATCTTATCACTATATCTATGAAAGCGGAGGTGAAGGCGACATGTGCCGGATCGGCTTTTCGCCCCGCAAGGGCCAGACGGTGCTGTATCTGCTGGATGGATTTTCGGATTATACGCAGCTTCTGGAAAAGCTTGGCAAACACAAAACGGGTAAATCATGCCTCTACGTCAAACGCCTCAATGACGTTGATACGGATGTTCTGGAACAGCTTGTAACCAGATCCCTTGAATGGATGGCGGAAAAATATCCCGAGTGA
- a CDS encoding methyltransferase family protein, translating to MSAVSTAVGLCGLLGLALAVLIARNFGMIMESLGFSGWPERADGAYSAMVALVFCGLPMVLWSLLVDKVHRRPSTGLDWSLKRPVADVLDISIVKIAGLWATWGAIAAIYGLCRFYWDGNYLFSMEMFEAAAIPLVLLSVVYVVWLDRYLVNPRDGAWHLGAWIAGRDDWDKDEIFHHLRAWAVKGFFLAFMISIVPGGFRDIVNMNFAEVVTNPVWLANALITAMFLVDVQFATVGYMLTMKPLDAHIRTANPYLAGWVAALMCYPPFILMNNGGPLDYHIGTSDWAYWFEGQTVLLWIWGGLLVVLTGIYAWATVAFGLRFSNLTHRGILTHGPYAFTKHPAYLSKNSYWWLATMPFLVTTGSTADMIRNTAILALVSGIYYWRAKTEEKHLMADPAYAEYAAWMNRNALVPRFFTALSGLAGNRLRKAQDVQPAE from the coding sequence GTGTCCGCCGTCAGCACCGCTGTCGGCCTGTGCGGTCTGTTGGGTCTGGCGCTGGCGGTCCTGATTGCGCGAAATTTCGGCATGATCATGGAAAGTCTTGGCTTTTCAGGCTGGCCCGAGCGCGCGGACGGTGCCTATTCCGCGATGGTCGCGCTGGTATTTTGCGGTCTGCCAATGGTCCTCTGGTCCCTGCTGGTCGACAAGGTGCACAGGCGGCCTTCCACAGGACTGGATTGGTCGCTGAAGCGGCCCGTTGCCGATGTACTGGATATCAGCATCGTCAAAATTGCCGGGCTGTGGGCCACTTGGGGTGCGATTGCAGCCATATACGGCCTCTGCCGCTTTTATTGGGACGGCAATTATCTGTTTTCGATGGAAATGTTCGAGGCGGCGGCCATTCCGTTGGTGCTTCTTTCCGTTGTCTACGTCGTCTGGCTGGATCGCTATCTCGTGAACCCCCGCGACGGGGCATGGCATCTGGGTGCGTGGATCGCGGGCCGCGACGATTGGGACAAAGACGAAATCTTCCACCATCTGCGCGCATGGGCGGTCAAAGGGTTCTTCCTAGCGTTCATGATCTCCATCGTTCCGGGCGGCTTCCGCGATATTGTGAACATGAATTTTGCCGAGGTGGTGACCAACCCCGTCTGGCTGGCCAACGCCTTGATCACCGCCATGTTTCTGGTCGACGTGCAATTTGCTACTGTCGGCTATATGCTGACCATGAAGCCGTTGGATGCGCATATCCGCACGGCCAATCCCTATCTGGCCGGCTGGGTTGCGGCGCTGATGTGCTATCCGCCCTTCATCCTGATGAACAATGGCGGGCCCTTGGACTATCATATCGGCACCAGCGACTGGGCCTATTGGTTTGAAGGACAGACAGTGCTGTTGTGGATATGGGGCGGGCTACTGGTTGTTCTGACCGGCATCTATGCCTGGGCAACCGTGGCGTTCGGCCTGCGCTTTTCCAACCTGACCCATCGCGGCATCCTGACACATGGTCCCTATGCCTTTACCAAGCATCCTGCCTATTTGAGCAAGAACAGCTATTGGTGGCTAGCAACCATGCCCTTTCTGGTCACAACCGGCAGTACAGCCGACATGATCCGCAATACAGCGATCCTCGCGCTCGTGAGCGGAATCTACTATTGGCGCGCCAAGACCGAAGAGAAGCATCTCATGGCCGATCCCGCCTATGCCGAATATGCGGCCTGGATGAACCGGAACGCGCTCGTCCCCCGCTTTTTCACCGCCTTGAGCGGACTGGCAGGCAACCGCTTGCGCAAGGCACAGGACGTGCAGCCCGCCGAATAG
- a CDS encoding argininosuccinate synthase — protein MKDSVKKVVLAYSGGLDTSVILKWLQVEYGCEVVTFTADLGQGEELEPARAKAVLMGVPDHHIYIDDLREEFVRDFVFPMMRANARYEGDYLLGTSIARPLISKRLIEIAAETGADAIAHGATGKGNDQVRFELSAYALNPDIKVIAPWREWDLTSRTRLIEWAEQHQIPVPKDKRGESPFSTDANLLHTSSEGKVLENPWDETPDYVYSRTVNPEDAPDTPEYITIDFEKGDGVALNGEAMSPATLLAALNDLGRKHGIGRLDLVENRFVGMKSRGMYETPGGEIYARAHRGIESITLDRGAAHLKDELMPKYAELIYNGFWFSPEREMLQAAIDHSQTLVSGTVRLKLYKGLASVVGRKSPNSLYSEKVVTFEDDAGAYDQKDAAGFIKLNALRLRLLGQRKG, from the coding sequence ATGAAAGATTCTGTCAAAAAAGTGGTTCTTGCCTATTCGGGCGGTCTCGACACCAGCGTCATTCTGAAATGGCTTCAGGTCGAATATGGCTGTGAAGTCGTCACATTCACGGCCGACCTCGGGCAGGGTGAAGAGCTTGAACCGGCACGGGCTAAGGCTGTGCTGATGGGCGTTCCCGATCATCACATCTATATCGACGATCTGCGCGAGGAATTCGTTCGCGATTTCGTCTTCCCGATGATGCGCGCCAACGCCCGCTATGAAGGGGACTATCTGCTCGGCACGTCGATCGCCCGCCCGCTTATTTCCAAGCGTTTGATCGAAATTGCGGCGGAAACAGGGGCTGATGCCATTGCGCATGGTGCGACCGGCAAGGGCAATGACCAAGTTCGTTTCGAATTGTCGGCCTATGCACTGAACCCCGACATCAAGGTGATCGCCCCCTGGCGCGAATGGGATTTGACGAGCCGGACCCGGTTGATCGAATGGGCCGAACAGCACCAGATTCCAGTGCCTAAGGATAAGCGTGGCGAAAGCCCATTTTCGACCGACGCCAATCTTTTGCACACATCGAGCGAGGGTAAAGTGCTCGAAAATCCGTGGGATGAAACCCCGGACTATGTCTATTCCCGCACCGTAAACCCCGAAGACGCCCCGGATACACCAGAATATATCACCATCGATTTTGAAAAGGGCGATGGCGTTGCCCTGAATGGCGAGGCGATGTCGCCGGCGACCTTACTGGCCGCTCTTAACGACCTCGGCCGCAAGCATGGCATCGGCCGTTTGGATCTGGTCGAAAACCGCTTCGTCGGCATGAAGTCGCGCGGCATGTACGAAACACCGGGTGGCGAAATCTATGCACGGGCCCATCGCGGGATCGAAAGCATTACGCTCGATCGTGGAGCGGCCCATTTAAAGGATGAGCTGATGCCGAAATATGCAGAGCTTATTTATAACGGCTTCTGGTTTTCGCCGGAGCGCGAAATGCTGCAGGCCGCCATTGACCACAGCCAGACTCTCGTGTCCGGCACCGTACGCCTCAAGCTTTATAAGGGTCTGGCGAGCGTTGTTGGCCGTAAGTCGCCCAACAGCCTGTACAGCGAAAAGGTTGTGACTTTTGAAGATGACGCCGGAGCCTATGATCAGAAGGATGCGGCAGGTTTCATCAAATTGAATGCCCTTCGTTTACGGCTATTGGGTCAACGCAAAGGCTGA